The genomic stretch CCGCTCGAGGACGAACCGACCACACTGGTCGCCCGTTATCTCTTCCCGACCGAGCGCTATCGCGGCGAGTGGAAGCGGCACTGGATCCACCTGACCACGCCGCTGGGCATCGGGGCGGGCGCCACCCTCCTGCTCGGCTACCTGGCCGGCTTCCTCACCCGGCAGAACATCAACGGCCTGGTCACCGTGGCCGTGCTGATCTGGCTCGGGGTGATCAGCTGGGTGGCGTGGAAGGTCTTCGACTGGTATTTCGACCGGTTCATCCTGACCAACAAGCGGGTCATGGTGGTCAACGGCATCATCACCCGCCGCGTCGCCATGATGCCCCTGCTGCGGGTCACCGACATGAAGTACGAGCAGTCCGCGCTCGGCCGTATGCTCAGCTACGGCACGTTCGTGCTCGAGTCTGCCGGCCAGGACCAGGCGCTCCGCGAGGTCAAGCACCTGCCCAACCCCAACGAGCTCTACCTGCGTGTGGTCGAGGAGATGTACGAGCCGCAGGCCGTCGAGGCGCGCCTCGGAAAGGACAGCGACGGCGACGACGCTTGATCGGCGCGCGGTAGCGTTTTGCGGTGACCCGAATCGACCTGCACTGCCACTCCACGGCCAGCGACGGCACTTTGACCCCCGCCGAACTGGTCAAGGCGGGCGCCGCGGCCGGTCTCGATGTCATGGCGATCACCGACCACGACACCACCGGGGGCTGGCAGGCGGCAGCCGACGCACTTCCCGACGGGCTGCGCCTGGTGCGTGGGGCCGAGTTGTCCTGCCGGTGGCACGGCGCCGACGACTGGCCGATCGCGCTGCACCTGCTGGCCTACCTGTTCGACCCGGCCGAGCCGCGCCTCGCCGGTGACCTCGCCCGCATGCGCACCGATCGGGAACAGCGCGCCGAGAAGATCGTGCGGAAACTCGCCGCCGACGGTGTGCCGATCACGTGGGACGAGGTCTACGGCTACGCCCAGGGCGGCTCCGTCGGGCGTCCGCACATCGCGCAGGCCCTGATCCGGGCCGGTCTCGTCCGCACAACGAACGAGGCGTTCGCCTCCCGGTGGCTGGGCGCTCGCTACTTCGTACCGAAAGCGGATCTTGATGTTTTCGAGGCGGTGCGAGCCGTGCGTGCCGCGGGCGGCGTGGCCGTTTTCGCGCACCCCCGGGCCACCGTACGCGGCAGGGTCGTGCCGGATCGGTTGATCGTCGAGCTGGCCGAGGCCGGGCTGTTCGGGCTCGAGGCCGACCACGAGGACCACTCCCCGGTCGAGCGGGAACACGTGCGCGCGCTCGCCGGTGACCTCGGGCTCGTGGTCACGGGATCGTCCGACTTCCACGGGACGCACAAGACCGTCCAACTGGGTGACTACACAACCGACCCCGAGGCGTACGAGAAAATTGTGTCGGCAGCCACCGGCGTTTCCGTCTTGGGGTGACTCCGGACGCACCGGACTGCGATCGAGCGGGTCCGGCACCTACCTTGATCGGGTGAATCTCAAGCTGCTCGGCGAGGTCTTCGTGACCCTGCTGGTCATTGTCGACCCGCCCGGCATGGTGCCAGTGTTCCTGGCCCTGACCGGCACGATGGACAGCCGCGCCCGGATGAAGGCTGGCACCCAGGCCGTGCTGCTCGCGCTCGGGGTGATCGTCGGGTTCGCGGTGGCCGGGCAGACCCTGCTCGACTACCTGCACGTGGATCTGCCGGCCCTGCAGGGTGCGGGCGGTCTGCTGCTCATCCTGGTCGCGCTGCAGCTGCTCACCGGCAAGGCCGACGAGCCGGCCGAACAGGGCGGCACCACCAACGTCGCCCTGGTGCCGATCGGGACGCCGCTGCTGGCCGGGCCGGGCGCGATCGTCGCCACGATGCTCTTCGTGCAGCGGGCCGAGGGCGCCGACGAATACCTGGTCATCGGCATCGGCATCCTGCTGGTCATGCTGACCGTCTGGCTGGTGCTGCGGTTCTCCG from Paractinoplanes brasiliensis encodes the following:
- a CDS encoding PH domain-containing protein, with product MGGPAEPHEPRGEGAGRSRDDDENFGYNDPAFDEDPDRARRRPYSDGPGFNPDAGYSPDAGYSDDAGYARDRYDDGVDEYEAPIFTEEELEGLGPEGGGGGPRRVLPLEDEPTTLVARYLFPTERYRGEWKRHWIHLTTPLGIGAGATLLLGYLAGFLTRQNINGLVTVAVLIWLGVISWVAWKVFDWYFDRFILTNKRVMVVNGIITRRVAMMPLLRVTDMKYEQSALGRMLSYGTFVLESAGQDQALREVKHLPNPNELYLRVVEEMYEPQAVEARLGKDSDGDDA
- a CDS encoding PHP domain-containing protein, translating into MTRIDLHCHSTASDGTLTPAELVKAGAAAGLDVMAITDHDTTGGWQAAADALPDGLRLVRGAELSCRWHGADDWPIALHLLAYLFDPAEPRLAGDLARMRTDREQRAEKIVRKLAADGVPITWDEVYGYAQGGSVGRPHIAQALIRAGLVRTTNEAFASRWLGARYFVPKADLDVFEAVRAVRAAGGVAVFAHPRATVRGRVVPDRLIVELAEAGLFGLEADHEDHSPVEREHVRALAGDLGLVVTGSSDFHGTHKTVQLGDYTTDPEAYEKIVSAATGVSVLG
- a CDS encoding MarC family protein, giving the protein MNLKLLGEVFVTLLVIVDPPGMVPVFLALTGTMDSRARMKAGTQAVLLALGVIVGFAVAGQTLLDYLHVDLPALQGAGGLLLILVALQLLTGKADEPAEQGGTTNVALVPIGTPLLAGPGAIVATMLFVQRAEGADEYLVIGIGILLVMLTVWLVLRFSGVIVKLLRPAGIEVLTRIAGLLLAAIAVQLIADAIDAFVQLYINAP